The Amaranthus tricolor cultivar Red isolate AtriRed21 chromosome 6, ASM2621246v1, whole genome shotgun sequence genome has a segment encoding these proteins:
- the LOC130815066 gene encoding protein gar2-like, with protein MSSCSELRFETINKVIDVGRLRLHSRVRNHAMNQARHRKQFFEREIQDDARYDDDAKSDYESKLDNDETEDDQSKEVEAAQTAQPTSKVVTVNKFNVEEHVEEDSIAEYDSVTIGHEEIEQDEEDEKGNTDEEIQEAEEVVPEQVIANLASEGRRGSTLTTKEKNRKEAVSKLVSSEIFTSTSSSESKSVNDIESESESQIDDSEEEEKYFQSQSTSRLTRSHALQLSFASQKTIVGKNTQLVKCNSKKDVASTSVFVKPEDFMYRSCKGVAIDDNYVAF; from the exons ATGTCGAGTTGTAGTGAATTAAGGTTTGAAACGATCAATAAGGTGATCGATGTAGGGCGTTTAAGGCTTCACTCAAGAGTGAGGAACCATGCCATGAACCAGGCAAGGCATAGGAAGCAG TTTTTCGAAC GCGAAATTCAAGATGATGctagatatgatgatgatgccAAATCTGATTATGAATCCAAATTAGATAATGATGAAACTGAAGATGATCAATCCAAAGAAG TTGAGGCTGCACAAACAGCCCAACCGACAAGCAAAG TTGTTACtgtaaataaatttaatgttgaagagcatgtaGAAGAGGATTCCATTGCTGAATATGATTCAGTAACTATCGGACATGAAGAAATTGAGCAAGATGAAGAAG ATGAAAAAGGTAATACTGATGAGGAAATTCAAGAGGCCGAAGAAGTTGTACCTGAACAAG TGATAGCAAATCTTGCAAGTGAAGGTAGACGAGGTTCTACGTtaacaacaaaagaaaaaaatagaaaggAGGCAG TATCAAAGCTTGTGTCTTCAGAGATTTTCACTAGCACAAGTTCAAGTGAAAGTAAATCGGTAAATGATATTGAAAGTGAATCTGAATCACAAATTGATGACAGTGAGGAGGAAGAAAAAT ATTTTCAAAGTCAATCAACTTCTAGGTTGACAAGAAGTCATGCTTTGCAATTAAGTTTTGCTTCTCAAAAAACTATTGTTGGCAAAAATACGCAATTGGTAAAGTGTAATTCGAAGAAGGATGTTGCATCGACGTCTGTTTTTGTTAAACCAGAAGA CTTTATGTATAGATCTTGTAAAGGAGTTGCTATCGATGATAATTATGTtgctttttaa